The DNA region ATCACAATATAGATTTATCGGATGCAAGAGCTGAGGCTGACCAATTGGCTACTGAGGGTAAAACGCCCATGTTTGTTGGGGTTGACGGCCAATTATTAGGGATTATTGCAGTAGCGGATACGGTCAAAGAAAACTCTGTAGCAGCTATCCAAAAATTACACCGAATGGGCATTGAAGTGGCCATGATCACGGGTGACAACAAGGGGACTGCTGAGGCGATTGCCAAGCAAGTGGGCATCGACCGGGTCTTTAGTGAGGTCTTGCCGGAAGACAAGGCCAATGAAGTGAAGAAATTACAAGATGAAGGCTTACACGTGGCCATGGTTGGTGACGGGATCAATGATGCGCCAGCGCTTGCCCAAGCCAATATCGGAATTGCCATTGGTTCAGGGACTGATGTAGCCATTGAATCAGCGGATATTGTCTTGATGCGTAGCGACTTAATGGACGTGCCAACAGCGGTTGAATTGAGTCGGGCAACCATTACCAATATTAAGCAAAACCTATTTTGGGCTTTCGCCTATAACACGGTTGGGATCCCAGTTGCCATGGGTATCCTCTACCTATTTGGTGGCCCATTATTAAGTCCTATGTTTGCTGGTGCAGCCATGAGTTTATCGTCTGTTTCAGTATTACTGAATGCGCTGAGATTGAAGGGCTTTAAAGCTAAAGCTTAAGTGACGATTATAATAGATAAATTATAACCACCCTATTTTTTGGGGCCAGGGGGATATCTTAGGATGAACCTTGGTCTTTTTATTATATAAAAAAACCAAATGCGATTTTTGAGTTCAAACCCTTGATTTTTCCCAAAAATGGGCGTAAACTTTTACTATTGCAGATAAAATTTACATTTGGATTGGTAGCTCAGTTGGTAGAGCAACTGACTCTTAATCAGTGGGTCCAGGGTTCGAGCCCCTGCCAGTCCATTAAAAAAAGGCACTAAATCAAGGTTTTGATAATATTGATTTAGTGCCTTTTTGGATTGAATTTGAAAAGTAGCGAAAATACTTTATATAAAGTTTGAGAAATATTGAGTAATTTAAAATATAAACCAGCTCTAACGACATCATATTTTTGACCATCTGTAATTGAATCTACACTGAATCATTCACCGGACTCGACCAATATACTCTAAGGGAATAGTCATATTGAGTTCGCTCTGAAATACATCAATAATCTTAATCTCTTTCGCTCCTTCGTAATACTATATCTCAGTTCTATTTTATTTAAATTGATAGACGGATATATCCGCTACTTTTACTTCCTTGATATTTCTAATAAAGTAAGAAAATCATAAAAAATGAGGCAAGGTTATATGCATTATACTGCTATTTTCTGTTGTAATTGAAAAACATTATATAAATTGCCGCTTTCATTTTCTAAATCGATGTGTTAGTATCGGAGATACATTCATATAGTAGTGACATTTGGGGTGCCGAAAGCTGAGATTATACCCATTGAACCTGACACAGTTAATACTGGCGAAGGGAAATGTAAAAATGTTTATGATACGGAAACTATCGGACCAAGTGTGTCTGGATAGTTTATTAAAGTGTTTAAAACAAGAAGCGAATTCGCCTTTGCTCACCCCTTATGCCTCTATTTTTAAAATATAGGAAAAGGGGTTTTTTTGATGGAAAAATTTAAATGGGCCTTGCCCGACGTCATCTTTTTAGCATTTCTAGCTTTCTTATTTGGAGCCGTATTTATGGGCGCTGGTGTCCTATATGCCATTTTAGTGTCCCTATTAACACCGTTTGGTTTAACGCCATTTGCCAATGAAATCCTATTTGGTATGTGGACGATTGCAGCGCCAGTGGCGGGTATGTTGATCCCGAAAGTGGGTAGTGCCTTGTTAGGTGAGGTCTTTGCCGCCCTTGCCGAGATGCTATATGGGTCATATTTTGGGGCTGGCGTTTTACTTTCTGGCTTAATTCAAGGACTGGGTACTGAAGCGGGCTTCTTTGTTACCAAATACGAACGCTATGATACGACTACTTTAGTTTATGGTGCCATTGGGACAACAGTATTTAGTTTTGCCTTTGAATTCTTCAAATTTGGCTACGCGACTTATGACCTTGGTTTTGTCGTGGCTTTATTCTTAGTTCGTCTGATTTCAGTGACATTTTTCGGTGTCTTTTTAACTAAACAAATCGTTAGCCTATTCAACAGGGTCCAAGCCAAAGGATTTGCCCAATGAGTGCCTTAGTACAAATTAGTGACTTGACCGTCCGGAAAAATGAGACCGTCATCCTAGACAGGGTTTCTTGTGATTGGCAGCTAGGCGATTTTATCTTACTGACAGGTGATAGTGGTAGCGGGAAAAGCACCTTCATCCATACCATAGCTGGCTTCAATGGTGCAAGCTTTCAAGGGAATGTTGTAATGGATGGCCAGCGGATGTCAGACTATACTATTCCAGAAAAAGCTCAGAAAATCGGGTTGATGTTTCAAAATCCGGGTCAACAATTTACCATGCGAACCCTGGAACGAGAATGCTTCTTTGCCTTAGAAAATTGCGGTCTACCTTATGATCAGGCCAAAGTACGCTTAAATCAAGCGGTTGATGATTTGGGTATCAGACATTTATTAGAGCAAGACTTGATGACCCTGTCAGGTGGGGAGAAGCAGCGGGCGGCCTTGGCCATCTTGATTGCAGTCAATCCACCAGTTTTCTTTTTAGACGAACCCTTTGCATCAATTGACCCAGCCTCTAGACTTTTCTTGATTAACGTATTGGCGAAATTGAGACAGCAAGGCAAGTTGATTGTGGTTGTAGACCATGAGTTGACTGACTATAAGGGGCTAATCAACCGATTCTTTATCATGCGAGATGGCCAACTTTCTGAAGCAGATGTAACCACCTTGCCGGAAAAAGCGCCTATTCCATTGTTGACTAGTGGTCAAGCTAGCAGCGAATCAGCTTTCACCTTGGAAAATATTGCCATCAAACAAGGCGATAAAACCTTGCTTCACCAAGAAAAATTCACTTTTCAAAAGGGCGTATCCACCTTAACTGGCGATAATGGGGCGGGGAAATCGACTTTGTTAAAGGCCATGGCCCAGTTACACCCTTACAAGGGCAAGATGCGGTTTCAGGACCGGAGACTTTCAAGGTTTTGGGGCAAGAAAAGCTTATACGAATCACTCACCTTGGCTGTTCAAGATGCAGCCCAACAATTTGTGACGTTGGAAGTAGCGAGTGAGCTACGGTTTCCAAATGAAGATGCTGGTGAAATTCGTGACCGACAGATGCAGGCACTTGAAGACTTGAATATCAGCCACGTTTTAGACCGAAGTTTATATCATTTAAGCGAGGGGCAGAAGAAGATGGTGCAATTAATCGCCTTGTTGAGTCTAGACCACCAGTTTTTAATGCTGGATGAGCCTTTTGCGGGTTTGGACCTGAAAGCCAGTGATTACTTTGCGGATTGGATTGAAGACAAGAAAAGAGATACGGATTTCTTGATTGTGTCTCATCGCCTTGGTCCGCTGGAAAGTGTAAGTGATCATCATATTCACTTGTCCAATCAAGTGCTGAAGGAGGTTTGATAATTGATGGAAGAGAAGAAAACAGCGATTCCAGCTATTCTGGCCTTGGTATTCTTGTTCACGATTGAAATATCTTTTACCTATTCGGTTTGGCTGAATATTTATGTCTTATTGATGGTTGTGACCTACTTAGCTGTTAAAAAACGGTTTGGCGTACTGGTATTTTTGTTAGCCCTACCTTTTATTCCTGCCATCACCACTTTTTGGTCGGTCTATATCCAAGGAAGTGGCCTAGATGACGCTTGGGTATTATTCACTAGAACCTATGCCTTTGCGGCTTTAGGAATAGGATTTATGGTTGCCGTTGATTTACAAGACTGCTTACTAATTTTTGAACAGTATAAAGTACCGGCTATTTTTATCTATGGATTGTTGGTTGTGATACATGCTGTGCCTGAAATTCAAAGGGAAATCAAGAGTATGCATGATGCCAGTTTATTAAGGGGGAAGAAATTATATCCATGGTCACCTCTCTATTATGTGAAAGTGATCTTTCTAGCCCTCAATTGGCGGGATCGGTACGCAGAAGCCATGTATTCTAGAGGTTTCTCTGAAGACCAGCCTCGCCACCAGTACCGTCATTGGAAAATGTCTACACCAGCTATTGTTTTATGCATGAGTTTAATTATCGTCGGCAATATGATTATGAGATTGGAGAATATGATTTAATGGAAAAAACTTTTACAGAAATCGCCCGCAGTCAAACGAGACCCTTTTGGGAGGGGAGTTTCAACCATCCTTTTATTTTGCAGCTACAAGATGGGACGTTGCCTATTGAAAACTTCCGTTACTATTTGATCCAAGATGCTTATTATTTGCGTCACTTTTCAGCACTGTATAAGAAAGTCGCGGAAATTACTGAAGAGCCTGCATTAAAGACGCAGATGCTTGAAAATGCCGGCCATTTAGCGGAAGGTGAATTAGCGATTCGTGCCAACTTTTTTGAAGAATTGGCGGTAACGGATGACGAATTAAAAGGAACCGGCGTTGCGCCAACTGCTTACCACTATGTGTCACATATGTACCGGCAGTTAGTGGAAAATAATGATGCGATTGCGGCGGCTAGTTTATTGCCATGTTCTTGGCTGTATTTTGAAATTGGTCAACGGTTAAGACAATTAAATGTGACGTCACCTGTCCCAATCTACCAAAGATGGATTGAGACATACGGTGGGGAAGAAGCAAGTGAGGCTATCAAAAAGGAATGTGCCCTATTGAACCGTCTGTACGCTGAGTCTAGTCAGGAAGAAAAGGATAGTATGGTTTCCGCATTTGTCATAAGTGCTAGAATGGAATTTAATTTCTGGGAAATGGCTTTTAATTTTGAAACTTGGCCGGAGGGTATCCAACATGTTGACAAATAATAAAGTACAAAAAATGACGATCTTAGCCATGATGATAGCCATGGATGTTGTCCTTTCACCACTCTTTCGGGTGGAAGGGATTGCCCCAATGTCTAGTGTGATGAATGTGATTGCTGCTGTGTTGATGGGTCCCGTATATGGGACAGTGATGGCACTCGCATGTGGGATTCTCCGGATGATCTTGTTTGGGATTCCACCGCTAGCACTTACTGGTGCCGTATTTGGGGCATTTCTGGCTGGTGTGGGTTATAAATGGATGAATACATATCTTGGTGCTATAATAGGCGAATTTATTGGAACAGGCTTGATTGGGTCCTTACTCTCTTACCCAATCATGGTCTGGTTTACAGGGTCTGCCCAAGGTATGTATTGGTTTGTCTATACACCGCGGTTTATCTTAGGGGCATTATCAGGGTCATTAATTGCCTACCTAGTCCTGGTCAGAATAGACAAAGTGCCTTATATTCAACGGGTTAAGAAAACATTTGGCTAATAAGTTGAAGGCACAAAAAACTACCTTTTGCGAGGTAGTTTTTTTCTATAAAAAGTGTTATCAAAAAAAGCGTTACACCTATTCAGATGTAACGCTTGCTTTTAGCTATTTTAGAATTTATTTCAATGCATCGACAATTGCTTGATCAAATGCAGGTAAGTCTTCAGGCGTACGGCTTGAAATTAATTTACCAGCTTCATCGATCACAACTTCTTTGTCATAGAAATTTGCACCAGCATTTTTCACATCAATTGCCACTTGTTTCACTGCGGTAATGTCTTTACCTTTTAAGGTTTCAGCATTTACCAATAATTGAGGACCATGGCAGATGGTGAAAATCCATTTGTTGTTGCTGTCAAAATGACGTACAAAGTCTAACATGCTGTCATGTTTACGTAGTTGGTCAGGTGAATAGCCACCAGGAATTAATAAGGCATCGAAATCTTTCGCTTCTACTTCATCGATAGATTTTTCAATAGTTACTTCAGTTCCTTCAGCTTTACCACGAACAGTTTCACCGGCTTTCATACCGATTGTGACGACTTCATGTCCTGCTGCTTCTAAAGCTTTCTTTGGTTCAGTATATTCAGAGTCTTCAAATAAGTTAGCCAATACAGTTGCAATTCTTGCCATAATTTATAGCCTCCTTAAAGCTTTGATACTTATATACTAAAGGATATATTTATATCATGCAAACAAAACGGGTTTTAAGAGTATGCTCTCCATATAATAAAAAAGAGCTTGCACCATAATGGTTAACAAGCTCTTAAAAAAACTATTTATTTGCGTATTGAGTGATTAATTGGATGTATAGGTCAATATAGTTTAAGTATTCGTCTTTTGATACGTGTTCATTTACTTGGTGGGCTAAACTTGTTTGACCTGGTCCCATGATAATAAATTTGAAGTCTTCATCTTTACTTAATAGTAAGTTAGAAGCGTCAGTTACCCCTGTTGTTGGACCAACCATGAATTGTTTTTTGACAATATCTTCACCTAGTTTATGTGCTAATTCAACAAAATCATTTTCCCCTGTTGTGATTGCAGGCGCTAAGTCTAATGACATTTCTAGATCAAAATCAGCCTCATTGAACTCTGCTAATACGTCGTTGAATAAAGCTTTTACTTTTTCATTGTCGAATTCATTTACTGTGCGGACATTAAATGAAGCTGAAGCTGTATCTGGCACGGAGTTTATTTGGATACCACCAGTGAACATTGAGTTTGTTAAGAAAGTAGACCGTAAGAAATCATTTAAAGCCTTATTACCTTCTTCATCACCTTCAACACCACCAAAGTTTACAATTACGTCAGAGAAGTCAAAGCTTGAAAATTCAACGTTTTTAATGGCTCCTTCCATAGCTTCTTCGATGCGTAAAACAAATTTTAGTAATGGTGTAATAGCATTCACACCAACACGTGGAATGGATGAATGAGCAGCACGACCTTTTGAGTGAATTGTAAAGTTCATAGAGCCTTTGTTAGCCGTATTGATGACATTACCAGTTGGTTCACCAATAATTAATGCATCAACGTCGTCCATATACTTGTTTTCATGGAAGTGAGCTGAACCAGTTTGAACACTCTCTTCAGCGGCTGTCAGCATTAAACGAATAGAACCTTTTTCT from Aerococcus urinaeequi includes:
- a CDS encoding ABC transporter ATP-binding protein, translating into MSALVQISDLTVRKNETVILDRVSCDWQLGDFILLTGDSGSGKSTFIHTIAGFNGASFQGNVVMDGQRMSDYTIPEKAQKIGLMFQNPGQQFTMRTLERECFFALENCGLPYDQAKVRLNQAVDDLGIRHLLEQDLMTLSGGEKQRAALAILIAVNPPVFFLDEPFASIDPASRLFLINVLAKLRQQGKLIVVVDHELTDYKGLINRFFIMRDGQLSEADVTTLPEKAPIPLLTSGQASSESAFTLENIAIKQGDKTLLHQEKFTFQKGVSTLTGDNGAGKSTLLKAMAQLHPYKGKMRFQDRRLSRFWGKKSLYESLTLAVQDAAQQFVTLEVASELRFPNEDAGEIRDRQMQALEDLNISHVLDRSLYHLSEGQKKMVQLIALLSLDHQFLMLDEPFAGLDLKASDYFADWIEDKKRDTDFLIVSHRLGPLESVSDHHIHLSNQVLKEV
- the tenA gene encoding thiaminase II translates to MEKTFTEIARSQTRPFWEGSFNHPFILQLQDGTLPIENFRYYLIQDAYYLRHFSALYKKVAEITEEPALKTQMLENAGHLAEGELAIRANFFEELAVTDDELKGTGVAPTAYHYVSHMYRQLVENNDAIAAASLLPCSWLYFEIGQRLRQLNVTSPVPIYQRWIETYGGEEASEAIKKECALLNRLYAESSQEEKDSMVSAFVISARMEFNFWEMAFNFETWPEGIQHVDK
- the thiW gene encoding energy coupling factor transporter S component ThiW — translated: MTNNKVQKMTILAMMIAMDVVLSPLFRVEGIAPMSSVMNVIAAVLMGPVYGTVMALACGILRMILFGIPPLALTGAVFGAFLAGVGYKWMNTYLGAIIGEFIGTGLIGSLLSYPIMVWFTGSAQGMYWFVYTPRFILGALSGSLIAYLVLVRIDKVPYIQRVKKTFG
- a CDS encoding energy-coupling factor transporter transmembrane component T family protein, translating into MEEKKTAIPAILALVFLFTIEISFTYSVWLNIYVLLMVVTYLAVKKRFGVLVFLLALPFIPAITTFWSVYIQGSGLDDAWVLFTRTYAFAALGIGFMVAVDLQDCLLIFEQYKVPAIFIYGLLVVIHAVPEIQREIKSMHDASLLRGKKLYPWSPLYYVKVIFLALNWRDRYAEAMYSRGFSEDQPRHQYRHWKMSTPAIVLCMSLIIVGNMIMRLENMI
- a CDS encoding type 1 glutamine amidotransferase domain-containing protein translates to MARIATVLANLFEDSEYTEPKKALEAAGHEVVTIGMKAGETVRGKAEGTEVTIEKSIDEVEAKDFDALLIPGGYSPDQLRKHDSMLDFVRHFDSNNKWIFTICHGPQLLVNAETLKGKDITAVKQVAIDVKNAGANFYDKEVVIDEAGKLISSRTPEDLPAFDQAIVDALK
- a CDS encoding ECF transporter S component, which gives rise to MEKFKWALPDVIFLAFLAFLFGAVFMGAGVLYAILVSLLTPFGLTPFANEILFGMWTIAAPVAGMLIPKVGSALLGEVFAALAEMLYGSYFGAGVLLSGLIQGLGTEAGFFVTKYERYDTTTLVYGAIGTTVFSFAFEFFKFGYATYDLGFVVALFLVRLISVTFFGVFLTKQIVSLFNRVQAKGFAQ
- a CDS encoding ArgE/DapE family deacylase, producing the protein MYSTEEKIQFLADLIAIDSVNGKEKQVAEHIQAFLKSHDIDSEVIDLGDGRADLVANYGSGKPVIGISGHMDVVAAGDPSAWDFDPFKMTEHEGNLYGRGTADMKAGVAAFIFALIEIKENNLLEKGSIRLMLTAAEESVQTGSAHFHENKYMDDVDALIIGEPTGNVINTANKGSMNFTIHSKGRAAHSSIPRVGVNAITPLLKFVLRIEEAMEGAIKNVEFSSFDFSDVIVNFGGVEGDEEGNKALNDFLRSTFLTNSMFTGGIQINSVPDTASASFNVRTVNEFDNEKVKALFNDVLAEFNEADFDLEMSLDLAPAITTGENDFVELAHKLGEDIVKKQFMVGPTTGVTDASNLLLSKDEDFKFIIMGPGQTSLAHQVNEHVSKDEYLNYIDLYIQLITQYANK